One part of the Magallana gigas chromosome 5, xbMagGiga1.1, whole genome shotgun sequence genome encodes these proteins:
- the LOC105320828 gene encoding G patch domain-containing protein 11, with amino-acid sequence MSDDEDYMSDKFLQKLEDKRPGLSSKTARIHQQEHKKKEKDEKNRVKPKKVLEAEKREEGLNSAISSDNKGFAMLSKMGYKPGMAIGKKGEGRSEPVPIELKSGRGGLGRDNEVKRKLEDFRAKSTQAKEKRQKFMTEVKHNFVDRMSSKFSEQRAKGDLYKSQKVCADLDARINITESERSFFWPDSYKHKDETESDTEESEEEEQDEDLSLSCVEQLEILTEYLRTKHLYCVWCGTAYDDSEDLKTNCPGNTAEFHDD; translated from the coding sequence ATGTCGGATGACGAAGATTACATGTCAGACAAGTTTCTACAAAAACTGGAAGACAAACGACCTGGACTTTCATCAAAGACAGCGCGAATTCACCAACAGGAACACAAGAAGAAGgaaaaagatgagaaaaatcGCGTGAAACCCAAAAAGGTGTTGGAAGCAGAGAAACGAGAGGAGGGGCTGAATTCCGCTATATCAAGTGACAATAAAGGGTTTGCAATGCTTTCAAAGATGGGATACAAGCCAGGAATGGCAATCGGGAAGAAAGGTGAAGGACGCTCAGAGCCCGTACCTATTGAATTAAAATCCGGAAGAGGTGGGTTAGGAAGAGATAATGAAGTGAAGAGAAAATTAGAGGATTTTCGTGCAAAATCAACACAAGCCAAAGAAAAACGTCAAAAGTTCATGACAGAAGTGAAACACAACTTTGTTGATCGAATGAGTTCTAAATTTTCAGAACAAAGAGCAAAGGGTGATTTGTATAAAAGTCAAAAAGTGTGTGCCGATTTGGATGCAAGAATAAATATAACAGAATCTGAAAGATCTTTCTTCTGGCCAGATTCATACAAACACAAAGATGAAACCGAGTCGGACACGGAAGAATCTGAAGAAGAGGAGCAAGATGAAGATTTAAGCTTGAGCTGTGTTGAGCAATTGGAAATCTTAACAGAATATCTAAGAACTAAACATTTGTATTGTGTGTGGTGTGGAACAGCATATGATGACTCGGAGGACTTAAAAACAAACTGTCCTGGTAATACAGCTGAGTTTCATGATGATTGA
- the LOC117685349 gene encoding uncharacterized protein isoform X2 — MTDCSHGSETESDDLRKVTDFMCKRGYTEEAIKKIDVSAVQNMDDSELSRYIPAFGDRVNLRSLSKPDTGRKAALFDKLRSKMKLQTKGNCDESDACSSRPTRSFNLRGNKNAQKLRRKIELGWMHNGKHVRSSNGGGSRKIELLRDAKKADILEVAKEIFFPNGQSKKNILLTAVSCNVLDFAQTEFEDKISIAEMYDTVKMGMLRFHLCTKTKNGACSENKEDELTKKSSEDLETESDNELPEIEETISDVESIRDPVLPDSDVTPTKRSKLSLTLTCPVPDNHEIGTSTVRTEEPLPVLMDSFNEAFFNTDVEITIEEVMPRSPSPPPEEKLTTIVHRVKVLEELIEMFKSPQIIKKSIQFSFINEAGADQSGVSRDVYTSFWADFFSRVAEGEDFRVPALNPQWQVEEWKSVGRILVKGLLDHNIFPLNFAPAYVTALLFGEHSISEKTLLDSFLLYLSKSERDLAKVAIERKLSADENEDFLDMLDRLGSKTIPTFENMQEELLKMAHKELIQKPKYALEKMAEVCRNEIIVQIPSEVDLLEMYESKRPSVRKVLKMISSNPQTPAENQCLQYFKQYIKGQESQKSIQRLLRFLTGTDILCVEKIEVTFTKLIGIERRPIAHTCGPTLELPCTYMSYIEFRYELDNILQSDHCMEMNIA; from the coding sequence ATTGATGTTTCTGCAGTTCAGAATATGGATGATTCAGAATTGAGCAGATATATACCTGCATTTGGAGATCGAGTCAATCTTAGAAGTCTATCCAAGCCAGACACTGGAAGAAAAGCAGCTCTATTTGATAAACTTAGAAGTAAGATGAAACTGCAGACCAAGGGAAACTGTGATGAATCAGATGCTTGTAGCAGTCGTCCTACCAGGAGTTTTAATTTACGAGGGAACAAAAATGCACAgaaattaagaagaaaaattgaattaggTTGGATGCACAACGGAAAACATGTCCGAAGTTCCAATGGTGGAGGTAGCCGTAAAATTGAACTTCTGAGAGATGCAAAAAAAGCAGACATTTTAGAAGTggcaaaagaaatatttttcccAAATGGtcaatcaaagaaaaatattttgctaacagCAGTTTCATGTAATGTCTTAGATTTTGCGCAGACAGAGTTTGAGGATAAGATTTCAATTGCAGAAATGTATGATACAGTAAAAATGGGTATGTTACGCTTCCATCTCTGTACCAAGACCAAAAATGGTGCCTGTTCTGAAAACAAAGAAGATGaacttacaaaaaaatcatcagAGGACTTAGAAACAGAAAGTGACAATGAGCTTCCTGAGATAGAGGAGACAATTAGTGATGTAGAAAGCATAAGGGATCCCGTCCTTCCAGATTCAGACGTCACTCCTACAAAGAGGTCAAAATTGTCTTTAACTTTAACATGTCCAGTTCCAGATAATCATGAGATTGGCACCTCTACTGTCAGAACAGAAGAACCACTACCAGTTTTGATGGACAGTTTTAATGAAGCATTTTTTAATACTGATGTTGAAATTACCATTGAAGAAGTGATGCCAAGAAGTCCATCTCCTCCTCCAGAGGAAAAACTAACCACAATTGTTCACAGAGTAAAAGTACTAGAGGAGCTTATTGAAATGTTCAAGAGCCCACAGATCATTAAAAAGTCCATTCAGTTTTCATTCATTAATGAGGCAGGTGCAGATCAATCTGGTGTTTCACGAGATGTTTACACTTCCTTTTGGGCTGATTTCTTCTCGAGGGTAGCAGAAGGAGAAGACTTCCGTGTGCCTGCTCTTAATCCCCAGTGGCAAGTGGAGGAATGGAAATCTGTTGGAAGAATTTTAGTCAAAGGTCTTTTAGACCACAACATTTTCCCCCTGAATTTTGCTCCAGCATATGTAACGGCACTCTTGTTTGGAGAACATTCCATAAGCGAGAAAACTTTACTTGATTCTTTTCTCCTTTACCTAAGCAAATCAGAAAGAGATTTAGCAAAAGTTGCAATAGAACGAAAGCTTTCTGCAGATGAAAATGAAGACTTCTTGGACATGCTTGATCGACTTGGAAGTAAAACAATCCCAACATTTGAAAATATGCAAGAAGAACTTTTGAAAATGGCACACAAAGAATTAATTCAAAAACCAAAATATGCTTTAGAAAAAATGGCTGAAGTTTgtagaaatgaaataattgttcaaattcCAAGTGAAGTTGATCTACTTGAAATGTACGAATCTAAGAGGCCATCAGTCAGAAAGGTTTTGAAGATGATAAGTTCAAACCCACAAACACCTGCTGAAAATCAGTGTTTACAATACTTCAAACAGTATATTAAGGGACAGGAAAGTCAGAAATCAATCCAGAGATTGCTTCGTTTTCTAACAGGAACTGATATCCTTTGTGTTGAAAAGATTGAGGTAACATTTACCAAGTTGATTGGAATAGAAAGACGTCCAATTGCTCACACATGTGGACCAACTCTGGAGTTACCATGTACATACATGTCTTATATTGAGTTTCGGTATGAATTAGACAACATTCTCCAGAGTGACCACTGCATGGAAATGAACATTGCTTAA
- the LOC117685349 gene encoding uncharacterized protein isoform X1 — translation MTDCSHGSETESDDLRKVTDFMCKRGYTEEAIKKVRRDRIDVSAVQNMDDSELSRYIPAFGDRVNLRSLSKPDTGRKAALFDKLRSKMKLQTKGNCDESDACSSRPTRSFNLRGNKNAQKLRRKIELGWMHNGKHVRSSNGGGSRKIELLRDAKKADILEVAKEIFFPNGQSKKNILLTAVSCNVLDFAQTEFEDKISIAEMYDTVKMGMLRFHLCTKTKNGACSENKEDELTKKSSEDLETESDNELPEIEETISDVESIRDPVLPDSDVTPTKRSKLSLTLTCPVPDNHEIGTSTVRTEEPLPVLMDSFNEAFFNTDVEITIEEVMPRSPSPPPEEKLTTIVHRVKVLEELIEMFKSPQIIKKSIQFSFINEAGADQSGVSRDVYTSFWADFFSRVAEGEDFRVPALNPQWQVEEWKSVGRILVKGLLDHNIFPLNFAPAYVTALLFGEHSISEKTLLDSFLLYLSKSERDLAKVAIERKLSADENEDFLDMLDRLGSKTIPTFENMQEELLKMAHKELIQKPKYALEKMAEVCRNEIIVQIPSEVDLLEMYESKRPSVRKVLKMISSNPQTPAENQCLQYFKQYIKGQESQKSIQRLLRFLTGTDILCVEKIEVTFTKLIGIERRPIAHTCGPTLELPCTYMSYIEFRYELDNILQSDHCMEMNIA, via the coding sequence ATTGATGTTTCTGCAGTTCAGAATATGGATGATTCAGAATTGAGCAGATATATACCTGCATTTGGAGATCGAGTCAATCTTAGAAGTCTATCCAAGCCAGACACTGGAAGAAAAGCAGCTCTATTTGATAAACTTAGAAGTAAGATGAAACTGCAGACCAAGGGAAACTGTGATGAATCAGATGCTTGTAGCAGTCGTCCTACCAGGAGTTTTAATTTACGAGGGAACAAAAATGCACAgaaattaagaagaaaaattgaattaggTTGGATGCACAACGGAAAACATGTCCGAAGTTCCAATGGTGGAGGTAGCCGTAAAATTGAACTTCTGAGAGATGCAAAAAAAGCAGACATTTTAGAAGTggcaaaagaaatatttttcccAAATGGtcaatcaaagaaaaatattttgctaacagCAGTTTCATGTAATGTCTTAGATTTTGCGCAGACAGAGTTTGAGGATAAGATTTCAATTGCAGAAATGTATGATACAGTAAAAATGGGTATGTTACGCTTCCATCTCTGTACCAAGACCAAAAATGGTGCCTGTTCTGAAAACAAAGAAGATGaacttacaaaaaaatcatcagAGGACTTAGAAACAGAAAGTGACAATGAGCTTCCTGAGATAGAGGAGACAATTAGTGATGTAGAAAGCATAAGGGATCCCGTCCTTCCAGATTCAGACGTCACTCCTACAAAGAGGTCAAAATTGTCTTTAACTTTAACATGTCCAGTTCCAGATAATCATGAGATTGGCACCTCTACTGTCAGAACAGAAGAACCACTACCAGTTTTGATGGACAGTTTTAATGAAGCATTTTTTAATACTGATGTTGAAATTACCATTGAAGAAGTGATGCCAAGAAGTCCATCTCCTCCTCCAGAGGAAAAACTAACCACAATTGTTCACAGAGTAAAAGTACTAGAGGAGCTTATTGAAATGTTCAAGAGCCCACAGATCATTAAAAAGTCCATTCAGTTTTCATTCATTAATGAGGCAGGTGCAGATCAATCTGGTGTTTCACGAGATGTTTACACTTCCTTTTGGGCTGATTTCTTCTCGAGGGTAGCAGAAGGAGAAGACTTCCGTGTGCCTGCTCTTAATCCCCAGTGGCAAGTGGAGGAATGGAAATCTGTTGGAAGAATTTTAGTCAAAGGTCTTTTAGACCACAACATTTTCCCCCTGAATTTTGCTCCAGCATATGTAACGGCACTCTTGTTTGGAGAACATTCCATAAGCGAGAAAACTTTACTTGATTCTTTTCTCCTTTACCTAAGCAAATCAGAAAGAGATTTAGCAAAAGTTGCAATAGAACGAAAGCTTTCTGCAGATGAAAATGAAGACTTCTTGGACATGCTTGATCGACTTGGAAGTAAAACAATCCCAACATTTGAAAATATGCAAGAAGAACTTTTGAAAATGGCACACAAAGAATTAATTCAAAAACCAAAATATGCTTTAGAAAAAATGGCTGAAGTTTgtagaaatgaaataattgttcaaattcCAAGTGAAGTTGATCTACTTGAAATGTACGAATCTAAGAGGCCATCAGTCAGAAAGGTTTTGAAGATGATAAGTTCAAACCCACAAACACCTGCTGAAAATCAGTGTTTACAATACTTCAAACAGTATATTAAGGGACAGGAAAGTCAGAAATCAATCCAGAGATTGCTTCGTTTTCTAACAGGAACTGATATCCTTTGTGTTGAAAAGATTGAGGTAACATTTACCAAGTTGATTGGAATAGAAAGACGTCCAATTGCTCACACATGTGGACCAACTCTGGAGTTACCATGTACATACATGTCTTATATTGAGTTTCGGTATGAATTAGACAACATTCTCCAGAGTGACCACTGCATGGAAATGAACATTGCTTAA